From a single Raphanus sativus cultivar WK10039 chromosome 3, ASM80110v3, whole genome shotgun sequence genomic region:
- the LOC130509294 gene encoding uncharacterized protein LOC130509294: MEYGSGSSRRRPKSGRKLCSCALEATIYQAWTEKNPGRRFYGCPRYKEPNGCNFFSWFDKEDGTLWQKRALLEARDEIREQSLVIEQLKETIAELRSNLEKKENEDEIVRKFEDFFV; this comes from the exons ATGGAATATGGTTCGGGATCGTCCAGGAGAAGGCCAAAATCTGGTCGGAAATTGTGCTCATGTGCCTTAGAGGCGACCATATATCAAGCTTGGACAGAGAAGAACCCAGGGCGACGATTTTATGGATGTCCGCGGTACAAG GAGCCAAATGGATGCAACTTcttctcctggtttgataaagagGATGGTACATTATGGCAAAAAAGAGCTTTGCTTGAAGCCCGGGATGAGATCCGAGAGCAGAGTCTGGTGATTGAGCAGTTGAAGGAAACAATTGCGGAACTGAGAAGCAAtttggagaagaaagaaaatgaagatgagATTGTTAGGAAGTTTGAAGACTTCTTTGTTTAA
- the LOC108852047 gene encoding uncharacterized protein At3g43530-like, which yields MVKTKWTRKKKKTKPLKDITSPLKDIEIPKEIEKEKKNDVNLVEDKEKEANPVEDKDSEMETNTNEENETEERVDDEEANKVQSDVEEEDEQRSEEEERSEEEQEHRSEEEERSEEEERSEEGEERGQRRNRGQRRREQRSEEERSGGERREEREEGEEERSEEEANLDESNDGRREGRREEGSREEEIYNVDNEFVEEEPVAIKPLGMYFPPSEYRKKIKISTRCFIADVLKTLGELKPPMTPVEKSWFETHPQFKHIFHMPQAGNHKVMGMWMLLLRTVRIVKEKEAWFAVNGCPIRYGIREHALISGLNCRNYPLNYKQSGGTNFVKKYFGHRVVRYHDVKAMVQEGMEPGRDRLKLLVLYFLSSVIVGQRRAGEDAPPVEPFLLRAVDDLNLCKTFPWGRLSFDYMLRQISNTMSHFDGEVKEGVIWPVPGFCLPMEFLAFEAIEKLGEKFRERVPDEDVHPTCPRMCRSMFKRSEMKGFPLEKINKALGDTTDIENILACTDEDKTLLDGITEPEDIRDKDDTIVESWMKVVERGYVVRFEDMLKEDVAARQAPPPEPQIGNDTEATNEAGGNSVKLDELVQVINSFKEDIGGRMTKIEEKVGEIDSRLAASEGFVQELLDGRNVNADMEEEQQGVSKRSRNKTKDITSRAKKKSKKN from the exons ATGGTGAAGACGAAatggacgaggaagaagaagaaaacgaaacCATTGAAGGATATAACATCTCCATTGAAAGATATTGAGATTCCGAAagagattgagaaagagaagaagaacgaTGTGAATCTCGTTgaagataaagaaaaagagGCGAACCCTGTTGAAGATAAAGATTCTGAGATGGAGACGAACACTAATGAAGAGAACGAGACCGAAGAGAGAGTTGATGATGAAGAGGCGAACAAGGTTCAAAGTGAtgtagaggaagaagatgaacagaggtcagaggaggaagagaggtcAGAGGAAGAACAGGAACATAGgtcagaggaggaagagaggtcagaagaggaagagaggtcAGAGGAAGGAGAGGAGAGAGGTCAGAGGAGGAACAGAGGTCAGAGGAGGAGAGAACAGAGGTCAGAGGAAGAGCGGTCaggaggagagagaagagaggaaagagaggaaggagaggaagagaggtcaGAAGAAGAGGCGAACTTGGATGAGAGCAATGATGGAAGAAGAGAAGGACGTAGGGAAGAAGGAAGTAGGGAAGAAGAAATTTACAATGTAGACAAT GAATTCGTCGAAGAGGAGCCGGTCGCGATAAAACCGTTAGGCATGTACTTCCCACCTTCTGAGTATAGGAAGAAGATCAAGATATCGACGAGGTGTTTTATTGCTGATGTattaaaaaccctaggcgaatTAAAGCCTCCGATGACTCCGGTAGAGAAGAGTTGGTTTGAGACTCATCCGCAGTTCAAACACATATTCCACATGCCACAGGCTGGAAACCACAAGGTAATGGGGATGTGGATGCTCCTTCTCCGAACCGTACGCATAGTAAAAGAAAAGGAGGCTTGGTTTGCGGTGAATGGTTGTCCAATCCGCTACGGTATTAGAGAACATGCTTTGATATCTGGTTTGAACTGTAGAAACTATCCACTGAACTACAAGCAATCCGGAGGCACGAACTTTGTGAAGAAATATTTTGGCCATCGAGTAGTTAGGTATCATGACGTGAAAGCAATGGTTCAGGAGGGAATGGAACCTGGTCGTGATAGGTTGAAGCTGCTGGTCTTGTATTTTCTATCGAGTGTTATAGTTGGGCAAAGAAGGGCCGGTGAAGATGCCCCTCCCGTGGAGCCATTCTTGCTTAGAGCAGTTGATGATCTCAACTTATGCAAAACATTCCCTTGGGGTAGATTGTCGTTTGATTACATGCTTAGACAGATTTCTAACACTATGAGCCATTTTGATGGGGAGGTGAAAGAAGGTGTGATTTGGCCAGTTCCCGGATTCTGTCTTCCAATGGAG TTCTTAGCATTTGAGGCCATCGAGAAATTGGGGGAGAAATTCCGAGAGCGAGTACCAGATGAAGACGTACACCCAACATGTCCAAGGATGTGCCGATCAATGTTCAAGAGAAGTGAAATGAAGGGATTTCCActagagaaaataaataaagcacTCGGTGATACTACG GACATTGAGAACATCTTGGCTTGTACCGACGAAGACAAGACTCTACTAGATGGGATAACAGAACCAGAAGACATCAGAGATAAGGATGACACGATTGTGGAGAGTTGGATGAAGGTGGTGGAGAGGGGTTATGTTGTTAGGTTTGAAGATATGTTGAAGGAAGATGTGGCTGCTAGACAAGCCCCTCCCCCTGAGCCTCAGATTGGAAACGACACAGAAGCTACCAATGAAGCAGGAGGGAACAGCGTCAAGCTAGATGAATTGGTGCAAGTCATTAACAGCTTCAAAGAAGatattggagggcggatgacGAAGATTGAGGAAAAGGTTGGGGAGATTGACTCAAGACTCGCTGCATCGGAAGGTTTTGTTCAAGAGCTCTTAGATGGTAGGAATGTGAATGCGGATATGGAGGAGGAACAACAGGGCGTCTCGAAGAGGTCAAGGAACAAGACAAAGGACATCACTTCCAGGGCAAAGAAGAAGTCAAAGAAAAACTGA
- the LOC130510100 gene encoding uncharacterized protein LOC130510100, translating into MTMVVPVFDGTHYECWSVKMKTFLKAIDLWDVVEIGIFQQEEISSAYQKFEEGYSSSSSSSSTASASWKQWMEMKDTTALHMIQNALTFEIFPWIASATSSKEAWEILSAKSLGGPMYQARKLLDLKKEYDDMKMSDTETVHEFTGKLMELVFRMRSCGWEVEDKEVVKKILSSLPLRFNEALVEEAETLSICDLIDFLLVHEYNSAQESVEESVTGVEIGHGDERETSNSSENVTQSKRSIRKVKVSQVPLTERLRKEEWEVKVFLVISFFVLILSCFMTESFQLSA; encoded by the coding sequence ATGACGATGGTTGTTCCTGTGTTTGATGGGACTCATTATGAGTGTTGGAGCGTAAAAATGAAAACCTTTTTGAAGGCTATCGATCTATGGGATGTCGTGGAGATAGGAATATTTCAACAAGAAGAAATTTCATCGGCATATCAAAAATTTGAAGAAGGttattcatcatcatcatcatcatcatccactgCTTCAGCCTCGTGGAAACAATGGATGGAAATGAAAGACACAACAGCGCTTCATATGATCCAAAACGCATTAACCTTTGAGATTTTTCCGTGGATAGCGTCTGCTACGTCATCAAAGGAGGCATGGGAGATTTTGTCAGCGAAATCACTAGGCGGTCCTATGTATCAAGCTAGAAAACTTCTTGATCTCAAGAAAGAGTATGATGATATGAAAATGAGCGACACGGAAACAGTTCATGAATTCACTGGGAAGCTAATGGAACTTGTGTTTCGTATGAGGTCTTGTGGATGGGAGGTCGAAGATAAAGAAGTGGTGAAAAAGATTCTTTCCTCTTTGCCTTTAAGATTTAATGAAGCGTTGGTCGAAGAAGCGGAAACGCTTTCTATTTGCGATCTTATTGATTTCTTGCTGGTGCATGAATACAATTCGGCTCAAGAATCTGTAGAAGAATCGGTCACTGGTGTGGAAATTGGTCACGGTGACGAACGTGAAACGTCAAACTCTTCGGAAAATGTCACTCAAAGCAAACGGAGCATCAGAAAGGTTAAAGTCTCCCAAGTGCCATTGACGGAAAGACTGAGAAAAGAGGAGTGGGAAGTAAAAGTTTTTCTTGTGATTTCGTTTTTCGTTTTGATCTTATCTTGTTTTATGACCGAAAGTTTTCAATTAAGTGCATGA
- the LOC130509107 gene encoding uncharacterized protein LOC130509107, translating into MEAQTQMQQLVPVFNGGEYELWSIKMKTLLMSRDLWDVIEDETSDQPMEEELAKSQRDLRIKDMSALYMLQMSVTDTIFLRIARATSSKQAWELLKAEFGETERIRSMKKQNVGMMYENLIMGEEESVDEFAWRVMNLANRLRFYGRNIPDDDVIFRILMKLPASYHESVSYIRTLKDVTITEVVEMLRGDEWRQTLMDEEASGSQKWCEFCRKKSHDTSECYSKNKKVRR; encoded by the coding sequence ATGGAGGCTCAAACGCAGATGCAACAGCTTGTTCCGGTGTTCAATGGAGGCGAATATGAGCTTTGGAGTATCAAAATGAAGACCTTACTGATGTCTCGTGACCTATGGGATGTTATAGAGGATGAAACCTCGGATCAGCCTATGGAAGAAGAATTGGCTAAGTCACAGAGAGATCTAAGAATCAAGGATATGTCGGCTCTTTATATGCTTCAGATGTCGGTAACTGACACGATCTTTCTTCGGATAGCAAGAGCTACCTCGTCGAAGCAAGCATGGGAACTTTTGAAGGCGGAGTTTGGAGAAACAGAGAGGATTCGGAGTATGAAGAAACAGAATGTTGGCATGATGTATGAGAATTTGATaatgggagaagaagaaagtgttGACGAGTTTGCTTGGAGAGTGATGAATCTTGCTAACCGGTTAAGGTTCTATGGAAGAAACATTCCTGATGATGATGTCATCTTTAGGATTCTTATGAAGTTGCCCGCCAGTTATCATGAGTCTGTATCATACATTCGAACTTTAAAAGACGTTACAATCACTGAGGTTGTTGAGATGTTGCGAGGTGATGAATGGAGGCAAACGCTTATGGATGAAGAAGCTTCCGGGAGCCAAAAATGGTGTGAGTTTTGCAGGAAGAAGAGTCATGACACCTCGGAATGCTATTCAAAGAACAAGAAAGTAAGACGGTAG
- the LOC108807077 gene encoding 40S ribosomal protein S19, mitochondrial-like yields the protein MSFCTKLAVLQNRNVQMLLPSLRYMSTKLFIGGLSPGTDDHSLKDAFSTFNGVTDARVMTNKVTGRSRGYGFVNFISEDSAKSAISAMDGQELNGFNIHVDVAKEWPSLPLSLDLGAIEDERKGSKMVNRSVWKDPFVDAFLMKKKNAALNRKIWSRRSTILPEYVDSSVRIYNGKTHVRCKITEGKVGHKFGEFAFTRKVTKHPRAK from the exons ATGTCTTTCTGCACCAAACTTGCGGTTTTACAAAACAGAAATGTTCAAATGCTGCTCCCTTCACTCCGGTACATGTCCACAAAGCTTTTCATTGGTG GCCTATCACCCGGAACTGACGACCACTCCTTGAAGGATGCTTTCTCTACCTTCAACGGAGTTACAGATG CAAGAGTCATGACTAACAAAGTGACTGGGAGGTCTAGAGGTTATGGATTTGTTAACTTCATCAGTGAGGATTCTGCCAAGTCTGCTATTTCAGCTATGGATGGACAG GAGTTGAATGGGTTTAACATCCATGTGGACGTTGCAAAAGAATGGCCAAGCTTGCCATTGTCTTTGGATCTGGGAGCTATAGAAGATGAGAGGAAAGGCAGTAAGATGGTGAACCGATCTGTATGGAAAGATCCATTTGTTGATGCGttcttgatgaagaagaaaaacgcGGCTCTTAACAGGAAGATATGGTCAAGGAGATCGACAATTCTGCCAGAGTATGTTGATTCGTCGGTGAGAATCTACAATGGCAAAACTCATGTGCGTTGTAAGATCACTGAAGGGAAAGTTGGGCATAAGTTTGGAGAGTTTGCGTTTACAAGGAAAGTGACCAAGCATCCTAGAGCAAAGTAA